CTGCCGGTGAGGTGGCAGTCCGATGCGGCGGTTGGCCGAGATCGTCCCCGGTCCTGTCCCAGAGCCCCTTTTCCAGGGCAAAAAGGGTGGTGCCGACCCGGTGTGCCGCACCGGTCTTGGTCTGGATGGGCCCGATGTGGTTTTGTGCCGGCTTGGGGGAGTAGGGCCAGCGAGGAAGCGATGTCGCGACCGGTGTACCCGCGGCGGATCAGCCGCAGCACCTGCAACTTCCGCCCGTCCGGTCCAGCCGGAGGCCCGGGGGATTTTTCCCGCAGCAACCCGGGGGCCTCGAGTACCGCCGCCGCCGTCTTGCGGTCAAGCAGCCCGGCAGCGGCACGGCCACGCACAGGCGCGCCGCCTCGTCCAATGCCAACGGCCTATGCCAAGGACCGGCGCTGGGCCCGGGGGCCGCGGGATTCCTGCAGCTAGCCGGCCGCGGCGAGCAGGCGCTGGGGCAGGTCCAGCGTGCAGGAACGCAGCAGGAGTTCCAGCGGCTGCCCGAGCCCCAGGCCGATCCTCAAGGAGAGTGAACCGCGGATCTCGGCCCGGCGCGGTTCCGGGACCCGTGCATCCGGACGACTGCTCCCTGCCTCCCGCTACGTGCAGAGGGTTGCCCGCCGGCGCCGCTTGCGGACAACGGTGGGAGGATTTTCGCGGCGGTGGCTCCCAGTAGCTGAAGCAGTCCTTGCCGATCCACTCCCAGAGCTGCAAGGTGCCGCCAGTCCCGCCAGGGGGGAGGTTCGCCGAACGGTCCACGTGCCGTGCGTCCAGGTAGACCGGGCAGCCCCCGCAGCCCGGCGGTCAGGCTGATCGCTGCCTTGTCCATGGCGCGCTTCCCTTGCTGCGGTTTCCGCGTGGCCGCTTTCCACATCCATGTCCTTGTCCCGGGCGCAGGCAACACGGTGCCGCCGCACAGGGGGCAAATGCGCCATGTCAAACTCACCGTGTTCCACCTGGTATTTTCTGCGTAGGCTCCTTCCCCTGACCCCCCATCGAGCCACAGTTGTCCCGGCGCACGCTGGCCCTCTATTCGGTCGGGTCGCTGGGCACTGGGGATTCGACACGTTGCCGGGACTGGTCCTGATCTACTACCTGAGCGACACCCTGGGCATCGCGGCGCTGGCCGCCGGGGCCTTGGTCACGGCGGCCAAGGTCTGGGACGTCATCATCGATCCGGTGATCGGGGCCTGCTCGGATGCCTCGCTGGCCCGCACTGGTTCGCGCCGACGCTTCATGGTGCTCGGCGGACTGCTGTTGCCGCTCTTCTTCATCCTCACCTTCGCCGTCCCCGGAGGGCTCGGCCCCACGGCCTCGGGCAGCTGGGTGCTGCTCGCCTTCATGGCCACCGCCACGGCGTTCAGCCTCTTCCAAGTCCCCTACATAGCGCTTCCCGCCGAACTCACCCCCGGCTACGACCAGCGCACGGCGCTGCTCTCGGTCCGGGTTCTGGTCCTCTCGCTGGCCATCCTGCTCTTCGGCGCCTGCGGCCCGGCACTTCGCTCCCTGGGCGGGGAGGACGAGGCGCTCGGCTACCTGCTGATGGCACTGGTCGCCGGGGTGCTCATCGGCGCGGCCATGCTGCTGGCCTCCCGCGTCGCCCCCACCGGCCCGATCCGACCCGTGGAACCATCGAACATCGCCCTGAACTACCGGCAGGGCTACGCGGTGCTCAAACGCAGCCGGCCCTTCCGGCTGCTGTTGGCCTGCTTTGCCCTGCAGGGACTGGGCACCGGAGTCATGCTCGCCGGCGCCCAATACGTCGCCACCTGGGTGCTGCGCTCCGAGGGAGCCGTCACGTTCCTGTTCATCGCGCTGATCGGACCGGCGGTGCTCATTGCCCCGATCTGTCGCATCATCGCCGCGCGCATCGGCAAGGAACGGGCCTTCATCCGCGCCAGCGCGCTCTACGGTGTCGCAGCGCTCGCCCTGGCCGGCATGCTGATCGCCCCCGGAGCATGGATCTACCTGCCCGTCGCGCTCGCCGATGCCGGATATGCCGGCATGCAGTCGCTGCCGATGTCCATGCTGCCCGATGTCATCTCCCACGATGCGGCAACCCACGGGCAGGGGCAAGCCGGGATCTTCGGCGGCGTCTGGACCGCGGGGGAGACCACCGGCATGGCCCTGGGCGGCACGGCGCTGACGCTGGTTCTGGCCGCCAGCGGCTATGTCCAGTCGGTCGCCGGGCATGCCGCCAGGCAGGGGATCGCAGCGGCGAACGGCATCATCCCCAGCTTCTCACTGGTCCCTGCGCTGTTCATCGCCATCAGCCTGCTGGTCTTCGCCCGCTACCCGCTGCGCCGCGGGGACATCGACACGGGGTCGGCGCATAGCAACGCACCCCATGCGGAAGGAACACGATGACCCGTTTCGCCACCGAACCCACAGAGATCCTGGCCCGGCTCGCGGAGCTGCGGGCCGCGGACGCACCCACCCACGGCGGTGCGGTGCTCTCCTACGTGTATGACCCGGGCCTCGCCGCGATTGACGACCTCGCTGCGAAGGCAATGGCGATGGTCCAGCCGGTGAACGGGCTGGATCCGACGACCTTCGGCTCGGTCGCAGCGATGGAACGCGAGGTCATCGGCTTCAAGGGGGATCCTGCTCGGCGGGGATGGCGAGGTCACAGGCACGGTGATCAGCGGGGGTACTGAAAGCTGCATGCTGGCGGTGAAGACGGCCCGGGAGAACTTTGCCGGTGCCGGGATCCCGCGTCCGCTGGCCCCCGCCGCGGTCCAAGCCGCCTTCCACAAGGCGGCCGCCTACTTCGGGCTGGAGCTCGACCTGGTCCCGGTCGATGCGCACGGGCGTGCCGGTGGTCAGGCGATGGCCGCGGCCATGGGCCCGGACACGGCATTGGCCGTCATCTCGGCTCCCTCCTACCCGCATGCCGTGCTTGACCCCGTGGCCGAGGTGGCTGCGGCAGCGGCCGCCGCCGGCTTCGACTGCCACGTCGATGCGTGCATCGGCGGGCTCGTGCTTCCGTTCTGGCCCGGGCTGCCGGACGGGGACCTGCGCGTCCCCGGCGTCACCAGCATCTCGGCCGACCTGCACAAGTACGGGTACGCACCCAAGGCCACCTCGGTGCTGCTGACCCGAGGCCGGCAGCGGCAACGCGGCCAGTACTTCGCCACCACCTCCTGGCCCGGCTGCCCGGTGGTCAACCCCGGCCTGCTCGGTTCCACGTCGGCCGGGCCGCTCGCCGCCGCCTGGGCCATCATCAACCTGCTCGGCCACGACGGCTTCGCCTCGCTGGCGGCTTCCTGCCATGGATCCACCACGGCCCTGTTGCACGCGGTGGACGGCATCGAGGGGCTGCGCACCGTGGGCACACCCACCGGGCCGCTCTTCGCCGTGGCCGTCGACCCGGGTGCACCGGCCGGACGGCGCGTGGACCCGCATCATTGGGCCGATGCGCTGCGGCGGCACGGATTCATCGCGCAACTCCAGCCGGCCTTCACCCAGCCCGACGGCCCGGTGCTTGCCCGCACCACCCACCTGACCATCACCCCGGTCACCGAATCCCGGCTCGATGAGCTGACCGGAGCCATGGGCCGTGCAGCCCAGGAGGTCCGCGGCGTACCCGGCATTGATCCTGGCGCCCTGCTTCAATCACTTGATGTCCGGACCTCCACCCTGCTGCACGATGCCGCCGGTCGGAGCGGAGACCCCGATGCCGCACTGCTGATCCTCTCGGCGCTGGGCCTAAGCGGCGGCGCGCTGCCGCAGGCGATGGCCCCGGTTCTGGCCCTGGTCGAGGCGCTCTCGGGCCCGGTCGCCAACTGGCTGCTCACCGAGCTGTTGGCACGGCTCGTCGAACCACTGCCGGAATCCGTGTAGCCGCACAGGTGGAGCGTCAGCCGCTTGCGGGGACGTCGCCGCGGCTCACCGTCACCTGGACCCGGTCGTCGTAGAAGCAGACCATGTCGGCGATCCCTGCCGCGTCGGGTAAGGGGGACAGGTAGCTCCAGGCCACGTCGACCTCCCCGTCTGCCAGGGCCCAGTAACTGGCGATGCCCTTGTACGCGCACCCGGTGCTGCTGCTCGTCGGCAGCAGGGCCTGCCAATGCACGTCCTCCGGCGGCAGATAGTAGCGCGGGCCCATATGGGTCTCGAAGACGACCTTGGGGTGGATCGAATCGGCCAGCACTAGTGAACCGCTGGTCACCAGCACCCGGGCAGCCGAGGCTCGTACATCCACGCGGTGGAAGGGATCGCGCGGGTGTGAAGCCACCGGTTCGTCCTCCTCCATCCAGGAAAGCTCGTTGAAGGAAAACGCGACGTAGCTGTTCAACTCCGGGTCCCGGGGACGGAAGGCGGCAGCTTCCCGGCGTGCGGAACCGGCCTGCACATCCAGTTCGAGGCCGGGGCAGCTGTGGGCAGCGAACGGGATTCCGGGGTGAAGCACGCGCATCGCCGGGGGAGCGGTCTCGTGCTCCGGCGCCCGGGGGGTTGGCTCCAGGACCGCCAGCACGTCGTCTATCGGCACCGCATAGCAGGGGACGACTCGGCGCGGCTCCCAGAACAACACCGCCCGCACCGAATCCAAAACTGTTTCGGATCCCAGGAAGGCCCGAATGCGCTTGGGGGTGGGCTCGAACCTCGTCTCGGGAAGAAGCCGGTCAAGTTCGTGGGAAATCTGCGTTGCCATATTTCCAACACTGGCACGAGGGTGCCCCGAAGACCACCCATTGACGTCGGCGGGATGAATAGCCGACCCAATTGATGCCAGCGAACCAGCCCTGCCAGGCAGGCGCGGAGCTTGAAAATCCTCACGTTATTTCATGGACGGTGCTGGTCAAGCGATTTCGTCGATATTGAACCCCGGAACATCGATGGCGGCACGAGCCGGGGTTTTTCCTGCAACCCGTCGGTGTTTCCCGCCTCCGGCCGTTTGGACGTGGTTAGTCGTGAAGGGGCACTGCGTTGATGCTCTTGTTCAGTTCGATGCTGCCTCCGACGCTTCGGGCGATGGTGCAGCTCGCGGCAATGGCCTTGCCGATGACCACCAGCAGTTTCTGTTTGTCCGCTTCGCTCAACTCGTTCAGCTCGAGCAGAACCTCCTCGTCGATCGCGAAGTAGCGATCCTCGGCGGGGTCCGATTCGCCGTGCGCCCAAATCGTCGAAGCGAAGTCTTCGCCCAGGCGCCGTGCTGTCACGCGATCCGAACTCATTCCCGCGCATCCGGCAAGGGCCAATTTGAGGAGTTCGCCGGGGGTAAAGTGACCGGGTGCATCCGTGGGGCCGATCAGCACCTGGCTGCCGCGTGCGTTGCGGCCGATGTAGGTCCGTGCCCCCGTGCGCGTCGCGCTGACGCTGGCTGGCCCGCTCCGTGCGGATGGAACGGGCGAGGGGCTCTGCGAAGTATCAGTCATGTCCCCATTGTGCTGCAGCGCCCCCGAAATGGCGCCTGCTCCGTAGCGGTCTTTGCCGATGTGGCGATACGAAGGGACGGATGAAGCCCGGATAGAAATGAACCGTGGATCCAATGGACGGTCCTGGTACCAGGGTGGCTGTGATCTGTTCGGCGGGCCCGGATGATGCCGGGCCGGCTTCCGAGGACTACCGATTCGGGAGTCCGCCACCGAGGTGGATGGTGCCGCCATCCATCTGGACTGCCAGCCTCTCCAGCTGTCGGGCGGTCCGCTGCGCTGCGGGAACCGTTTCAGGCACTCGGATCCCGAGGGGGATGATATAGATCACCTGCGGTCCGCCTGAAACGGTTGAACCAGGGCCTGATCCAAGTGTGGGAGCGGGGCTCAGGCGGGGCCGCCGCTCGCATGATCCCGCACCCGGGGCGGCGGGTGCCGGGCCGTGGAGGTGTTGAGTGTCACGGATTCGCCGGGGCGTGGATCGATACAGCCTAGTCATTGCCGGAGGCTCGGGCCGACCGTGAATTGACTCGTGCACAGGAGGCAATAAGATGAATCGTGCGCCGCGATTGACCAACGATGAAACGCTGAGCAAACAGCTCGGTAGTTCTAGGTAACCAACGCGTTTAGGCCATCGCCCTTTCCCTAGATTGGTTTCTTTAATGGAACTTGTGACGCCCATAGTCGTCCTGGTCATTGCCCTGGCACTCTTTTTCGATTTCACCAATGGTTTCCATGACACTGCCAACGCGATGGCCACTCCCATTGCCACCGGTGCCATCAAGCCCAAGACCGCGGTGATGCTGGCCGCCGTGCTGAACTTGGTGGGTGCCTTCCTCTCCACGGAAGTCGCCAAGACCATTTCCGGTGGAATCATCAAGGAAGGCGGAGACGGCGGCGTGCAAATCATGCCCGCCATGATCTTCGCGGGTCTGATGGGTGCCGTTATCTGGAACATGCTGACCTGGTTGCTCGGCCTTCCGTCCAGTTCCTCCCACGCCCTCTTCGGCGGCCTGATCGGCGCAGCGATCGTCGGCGCCGGCTTCGGCGTCATCGATTACGGCGTGCTGTTGTCCAAGGTCCTGCTTCCCGCCCTTGTCGCGCCCGTGATTGCCGGTGGCACCGCCTTCCTGGCCACGAAGCTGGCCTACGCGGTCACCAAGCGCCAGAGCGGCGTCGCCTCGCCCAAGCGTGGCGGCTTCCGCTACGGACAGATCTTCTCATCCTCGCTGGTCGCGCTGGCGCACGGCACCAACGACGCGCAGAAGACGATGGGCATCATCACCCTGACGCTGATCGCCTCGGGCTTGCAGACCGCCGGAACCGGACCGCACTTCTGGGTCGTGGCCTCCTGTGCCCTGGCCATTGCGCTGGGTACCTACACCGGCGGCTGGCGCATCATCCGCACCATGGGTTCGGGCCTGACGGACGTCAAGCCGGCCCAGGGATTCGCAGCGGAAACTTCCACCGCCGCGGCCATCCTCGCCTCCTCGCACTTGGGCTTCGCCCTGTCGACCACGCAGGTGGCCTCCGGCTCGGTCATCGGTTCGGGCCTGGGCCGCAAGGGCGCCGAGGTCCGCTGGGGCACGGCAGGCAAGATCGCCGTCGGCTGGCTTTTCACCCTCCCCGCAGCCGGCGCCATGGGTGCAGCAGCAGCGGCTTTGGCCCACCTGGGCACCGGCGGACTGGTTACCGTCACCGTACTGGGCGTCTGCTCCCTGCTGGTGATCTGGGTGCTTTCCCGTCGTGAAATGGTCGGCAGCAACAACGCCATCAGCGACGTCGACGTTTCCGGTGCCGCGGTCAACATACCGACCAAGAAGGAGCGTCGCAAGACGGCGCGCAACAAGGCAAAGCAGGAGAAGAAGCGATGAACATCCAGTGGATTGACTTCCTGATCGTTGCGGCCACGACGCTGGTTTCGGCCCTGTTCATCGTCGGCGCCTACTCGCTGGGTGTCCGCATGCTGGCCGTCGCGGAGGACGAGGGGCGTTCACGCGCCGGTGCCCGCGCCGCCGCCTTCGCCTGCTTCGGCCTGTGCGGAATCGTCGTCGTCTTCGGGATCATCTTGATCGTCCCGTCACTGAGTGCGAAAATCCTGGGAGCCTAGGCGGCACAACCCCGATTGACAAGGACGGACGGGTCTTCCAAGACCGGTCCGTTTTGTCGTTCCCGCCGTACCCGAAACCTGGTGCAGATGCCTAGGATGGGTGCATGACTCGTTTTCGCTACTACGTGGCAGCATCGACCGACGGCTACATCGCCGATGAGCACAACCGCATCGATTGGCTGATGGAATATGACGGATTCGACGGCCAGGCCGAAAGCTACTCGAGCTTCCTGGTTGATATCGGGGCCATTGCCATGGGCGCCGATACGTACGCCTGGATGCAGGCCGAGCTCGGCACCGAATGGCCGTATCCCGGCATTCCCGTGTGGGTCTTCGCACACCGTGAACTGGCTGCCTTCCCCGGCGCCGACGTCAGCTTCGTGCGGGGGGAGCTCACCGAATGGTCCGACGACATCGCCCGCAGCGCGAACGGCAAGGATGTGTGGGTGGTTGGCGGCGGATCGCTGGCCGGCCAGTTTGCCGATGCCGGGCTGCTCGATGAGCTGCTGCTCTTCACCATGCCGGTGATACTGGGCGGCGGACGCCCGCTCTTCGCCATGCGCGGGCAGTCCAAGCTGCACCCGACGCTCAGCCTCGAACACCCGGGCGGTATCCGCGAGACCCGCTACGACCTGGTCCGCCAGCACCGGCGTTAGGCGGTAGCGGGCCCTGCCAACTTGTTTTCGGCCGGGCCATGAGGCCACCGGACCCCTGCTGGGAGGGTTCCGCTTCCCGCCGGGAGCAGCGCTGGGAAGTTACGGGGTTCAGGTGACGTTGTCGTGATCCGCGAGAATTGTTGCGCCTCCGTGCTTATCGATGAGTTTTCCTTGGCATATGGTCTGCGGAACGGGAATCGAGCTTGAGCGGGAACGGGGAAAGACCGTGGCGCCGACTGAAACAGATATTCTGAGCAGGCTTCAGCAATTGCTGGCCAAAGTACTCGCTTCGCCGGCCGAGGGTCCAACGCCCGAGAAGCCGGTGGCAAAATCAGTCGCCGAGCGGGCACGGGCCAAATATGACATATTGGTGCGCTGGATTTTCTCGGTGCTGGCGGCCATTGGAGTACTCATTTTCGGGTCCTTGCCATTTGTGGATCTCAAGGATGTTTCCCCGATCATCGTGGTCGTTGGCCTTTTCTTGGCCGGGTTAGGCATCTGTCTCGTCGTCTGGGCGGTGACGAAGGGCATGGAACCGGTCGACGCGAGCCTCGGAGAGATCAAGCGGGCATTTGAGGAGATTAAAAACGCCCAGAAGGATCATGGCCATCGGGCATTGGCTCCCAAACGGCCCGCCTGGTGGCATGCCAGCTGGAACTCAACGCTGGAGCTCTACCACATTCTCAACGGGGATGAGCGGGAGGCCCATTTAGGTCCGGGAGTGACTTCCGTCGAAATGCTGATTGACCGGATAGGAGAGCTGGAATCGGCACTTTTGCGGTCGGATGTTGGATGGAATCTCGACGATCCGATGCCGGCTTGGAACGCCGAATCATGGTCCGGTTCGTTGGTTGGGCGCCAAGCTGCCTGGGAAAAGCTGGCACCAGATCTGGCAGCGGCACTCAAACGCGCTGAGGAAGGCGCTGCCGCGCACGCAACTCAGGACGCGTCGTCGTGGACATTTGCCACGTCGTACTGGCAGGCTCAATATGAAAAGCTGATCGCGGCGAATCCCGCCGAGACGCTCGCCCCTATGATTGCAGCCCAAGATGCAATGGACGCGGCGTTGAAAACCTATCTGAGGCATCGTTCGCTGATATTGCAGGAATCAGCTGTTGCGCAGTTACGTGGGACGTTTCGTTCGGTCCGTGGTTGGCTGCTGATCGGAGGTCTCCTGACCTTGATCGGTGGAATTACCTATGCCTTCGGCATCGCCAATCCGGCGACCATTCAACCTCCGAACACTTCGATAGTCGTTGACCTGAAGGCTGATTCGGGTCCATGGAAATCGCTGAGTTCATGCCAAGGTGAGAAGGCCGCCGATATCAAGGCCCTTGCCGGGCTCCTGTATTCGGAGCGCAGGGGTTCCGAGCCAGCCAACGGTACCTTCAGTTTCATCGTGACCGACCAGCGCTGCAGGGCCAGTCAAATCGGAATGATTATTGAGGTGGCACCCGCGGAGGGATCCTATGACGTGGCGGTGGGTCCGGCCGGACGCAGGGGTTCGACTGCCGAGGCCGGGTCCTGATCGTCGATTGTTCGAATCGGGATCGCCCCATGAGCCCCCGGTGCCGTGCGGCAACGGAGGCCCGTCTTTTAACCTTCGAGCAGCATGTTGGTGATCCGCGACGTGCAGATCCGACGGCCCTGGTCATCGGAGATCACGATTTCATGGGTGGTCAGGGTGCGGCCCAGATGAATCGGGGTGCAGACCCCGGTGACTAGTCCGGATACGCCAGCGCGGTGGTGGGTGGCCGAAATGTCGACACCCACCGGGCGCTTCTTCCCCTGGGCGTGGACGGCCGCGGCAAAGGAGCCCAGAGTTTCGGCAAGCACCACCGAGGCGCCGCCGTGCAGGATGCCGGCGACCTGCTGGTTTCCCTGGACCGGCATCGTCGCGCAGACCCGGTCGCGGGTGAGTTCGCTGAAGACGATGCCCATCTTCTCGGCCAGGGTGCCGATGCCGTGGGAGGCGAGCATCGGCCACATTGCCTCGGGAACGCCATGGGCGGCAAGCTGTTCGGCAAAGGGATTGCCGGTCTGACCTGTTGGGGTGCCGGAGGTCTCGGAGTCGCCGGCCGTGGCCCGCGTGAAATTGTCGCTCATGCCAACTAGGCTGACACCTGTGAGCGAATCAACCAAACTTGTGCCAACCGAACCCCAGCGCCTACTCGTCATCGACGGGCATTCCATGGCCTTCCGGGCGTTCTACGCGCTGCCGGCAGAGAACTTTGCGACAGACACCGGACAGCACACCAACGCGGTGCACGGTTTCGTCTCGATGCTGCTGACGATGATCAGGCAGCAGAAGCCCACCCACGTGGCAGTGGCCTTCGATCTGGACACCCCGACGTTCCGCTCGCTGGAGTACACCGAGTACAAGGGCGGGCGCAACAAGACGCCCGAGGAGTTCTACGGGCAGATCGACCTGATCCAGAAGGTCATGGAAGCCATGAACATCCCCACCATCACGATGGACGGCTTCGAGGCGGACGACATCATCGCCACCCTCGCCGCACAGGGCGAGGCTGCCGGACTGGACGTGCTGGTTGTCTCCGGCGACCGCGATGCGTTCCAGCTGATCACCGAGAAGACTCTGGTGCTCTACCCGAAGAAGGGCATCTCCGATATTCCGCCGATGGATGCGGCTGCCGTCGAGGCCAAGTACTTCGTGCGCCCCGACCAGTATTCGGACCTGGCTGCCCTGGTCGGCGAAACCGCCGATAACCTGCCCGGGGTCCCGGGAGTGGGTCCGAAGACCGCCGCGAAATGGATCAACCTTTACGGCGGGCTGGCCGGCATCCTGGAGAACATCAATCAGATCAAGGGCAAGGTCGGGGACTCGCTGCGCGAACACGTGGACAATGTGTCCCGCAACCGGCACCTGAACCACCTGCTCCGCGACCTGGAACTGCCAGTGGGCATCGATGCCATGGTGCTCGAGCGCCCGAACCGCGAGGCCATCGAGGAACTCTTCGACGCGCTGCAGTTCAACACGCTGCGCAAGCGCCTCTTCGACCTGTTCGGCGACGAGCCCGACGACGCACCGGAAGCAGCCGAGATCGCCGAGCACCAGGACCTGGCCGATGCGGCCGCGATCCGCACCTGGTTCGCGTCCCACGGTGCCGCGCTGGTGGGCCTCCATGCGGCAACCGTGCCGGCCGGTGGAGGCGCCGACGTCATCGGGCTGGCCTTCGCCGCGTCCGATGCCAACGCCTACGTTTCGCTGGAGCGGATCGATGCCGACACCGAGGCGGCCCTGGCGCAGGTGCTGGCCGCCCCCGGTTACGCCAAGGCGGTGCATGACTTCAAGGGCACCTACAAGCTGCTCGCAGCACGCGGCCTGGAACTGGCCGGGGTTCAGGATGACACCATGATCACCGCCTACCTGATCCAGCCGGATCGGCGCAGCCACGAGCTGGCGGACATCGCCCAGGTCCATCTGAAGCTCTCGCTGGAGGTGGACGCGCCGGCAGGCAACGGTCAGTTGGCGCTGGACCTCGAGGGCCCGGATACGGCAACCCCCGCGGTGCGGGCCGCCCATGCCGTGCGCGAGCTCTCACTGCACCTGGCCCCGATGCTGGCCGAACGCGGCGGGGACAAGCTGCTCACCGAGATGGAAATGCCGCTCTCGCTGGTGCTCGCCGAGATGGAGATGGCCGGCATCGCCATCGACACCGCCAAGCTCGACGAGCTCTACGACGACTTCACCAAGACCATCGATGCGGCAACCGCCGAGGCCTACGCCGCCATCGACGGCGAGGAAGTGAACCTCTCCAGCCCCAAGCAGCTCCAAGTGGTCCTGTTCGAGAAGCTGGACCTGCCCAAGACCAAGAAGATCAAGACCGGATTCACCACCGATGCCGAGTCGCTGGCTGACCTGTTGGCCAAGACCGGGCACCCGTTCCTGGTGGCGCTGATGGCCTACCGCGATGCGACCAAGCTGCGCCAGACCGTCGAGGGGCTGCGCAAGGCGGTCGCCGAGGACGGGCGGATCCACACCACCTACGCGCAGACCGTCGCTGCAACCGGCAGGCTCTCCTCGCTGAACCCGAACCTGCAGAACATCCCGGTCCGTTCCGAGGAGGGCCGGCGCATCCGCGAAGTCTTCATTGTCGGGGAGGGCTACGAAACCCTGCTCACGGCCGACTACTCGCAGATCGAAATG
Above is a window of Paeniglutamicibacter cryotolerans DNA encoding:
- the polA gene encoding DNA polymerase I; its protein translation is MAFRAFYALPAENFATDTGQHTNAVHGFVSMLLTMIRQQKPTHVAVAFDLDTPTFRSLEYTEYKGGRNKTPEEFYGQIDLIQKVMEAMNIPTITMDGFEADDIIATLAAQGEAAGLDVLVVSGDRDAFQLITEKTLVLYPKKGISDIPPMDAAAVEAKYFVRPDQYSDLAALVGETADNLPGVPGVGPKTAAKWINLYGGLAGILENINQIKGKVGDSLREHVDNVSRNRHLNHLLRDLELPVGIDAMVLERPNREAIEELFDALQFNTLRKRLFDLFGDEPDDAPEAAEIAEHQDLADAAAIRTWFASHGAALVGLHAATVPAGGGADVIGLAFAASDANAYVSLERIDADTEAALAQVLAAPGYAKAVHDFKGTYKLLAARGLELAGVQDDTMITAYLIQPDRRSHELADIAQVHLKLSLEVDAPAGNGQLALDLEGPDTATPAVRAAHAVRELSLHLAPMLAERGGDKLLTEMEMPLSLVLAEMEMAGIAIDTAKLDELYDDFTKTIDAATAEAYAAIDGEEVNLSSPKQLQVVLFEKLDLPKTKKIKTGFTTDAESLADLLAKTGHPFLVALMAYRDATKLRQTVEGLRKAVAEDGRIHTTYAQTVAATGRLSSLNPNLQNIPVRSEEGRRIREVFIVGEGYETLLTADYSQIEMRIMAHLSKDEGLIQAYAEGEDLHRFVGSHVFGVAPQEVTNEMRSKVKAMSYGLAYGLSSFGLSKQLKISVDEARTLMKEYFARFGAVRDYLRAVVDKARIDGYTETIFGRRRYLPELASDNRQLRDIAERAALNAPIQGSAADIIKRAMLGVHEALREQGLKSRMLLQVHDELVLEVAAGEVETVEALVRKHMGSAADLLVPLDVQVGLGRSWQDAAH
- a CDS encoding pyridoxal-dependent decarboxylase, producing MLAVKTARENFAGAGIPRPLAPAAVQAAFHKAAAYFGLELDLVPVDAHGRAGGQAMAAAMGPDTALAVISAPSYPHAVLDPVAEVAAAAAAAGFDCHVDACIGGLVLPFWPGLPDGDLRVPGVTSISADLHKYGYAPKATSVLLTRGRQRQRGQYFATTSWPGCPVVNPGLLGSTSAGPLAAAWAIINLLGHDGFASLAASCHGSTTALLHAVDGIEGLRTVGTPTGPLFAVAVDPGAPAGRRVDPHHWADALRRHGFIAQLQPAFTQPDGPVLARTTHLTITPVTESRLDELTGAMGRAAQEVRGVPGIDPGALLQSLDVRTSTLLHDAAGRSGDPDAALLILSALGLSGGALPQAMAPVLALVEALSGPVANWLLTELLARLVEPLPESV
- a CDS encoding dihydrofolate reductase family protein, whose protein sequence is MTRFRYYVAASTDGYIADEHNRIDWLMEYDGFDGQAESYSSFLVDIGAIAMGADTYAWMQAELGTEWPYPGIPVWVFAHRELAAFPGADVSFVRGELTEWSDDIARSANGKDVWVVGGGSLAGQFADAGLLDELLLFTMPVILGGGRPLFAMRGQSKLHPTLSLEHPGGIRETRYDLVRQHRR
- a CDS encoding inorganic phosphate transporter, which codes for MELVTPIVVLVIALALFFDFTNGFHDTANAMATPIATGAIKPKTAVMLAAVLNLVGAFLSTEVAKTISGGIIKEGGDGGVQIMPAMIFAGLMGAVIWNMLTWLLGLPSSSSHALFGGLIGAAIVGAGFGVIDYGVLLSKVLLPALVAPVIAGGTAFLATKLAYAVTKRQSGVASPKRGGFRYGQIFSSSLVALAHGTNDAQKTMGIITLTLIASGLQTAGTGPHFWVVASCALAIALGTYTGGWRIIRTMGSGLTDVKPAQGFAAETSTAAAILASSHLGFALSTTQVASGSVIGSGLGRKGAEVRWGTAGKIAVGWLFTLPAAGAMGAAAAALAHLGTGGLVTVTVLGVCSLLVIWVLSRREMVGSNNAISDVDVSGAAVNIPTKKERRKTARNKAKQEKKR
- a CDS encoding hotdog fold thioesterase; translated protein: MSDNFTRATAGDSETSGTPTGQTGNPFAEQLAAHGVPEAMWPMLASHGIGTLAEKMGIVFSELTRDRVCATMPVQGNQQVAGILHGGASVVLAETLGSFAAAVHAQGKKRPVGVDISATHHRAGVSGLVTGVCTPIHLGRTLTTHEIVISDDQGRRICTSRITNMLLEG
- a CDS encoding DUF427 domain-containing protein, with protein sequence MATQISHELDRLLPETRFEPTPKRIRAFLGSETVLDSVRAVLFWEPRRVVPCYAVPIDDVLAVLEPTPRAPEHETAPPAMRVLHPGIPFAAHSCPGLELDVQAGSARREAAAFRPRDPELNSYVAFSFNELSWMEEDEPVASHPRDPFHRVDVRASAARVLVTSGSLVLADSIHPKVVFETHMGPRYYLPPEDVHWQALLPTSSSTGCAYKGIASYWALADGEVDVAWSYLSPLPDAAGIADMVCFYDDRVQVTVSRGDVPASG
- a CDS encoding OsmC family protein; amino-acid sequence: MTDTSQSPSPVPSARSGPASVSATRTGARTYIGRNARGSQVLIGPTDAPGHFTPGELLKLALAGCAGMSSDRVTARRLGEDFASTIWAHGESDPAEDRYFAIDEEVLLELNELSEADKQKLLVVIGKAIAASCTIARSVGGSIELNKSINAVPLHD
- a CDS encoding MFS transporter, whose protein sequence is MPGLVLIYYLSDTLGIAALAAGALVTAAKVWDVIIDPVIGACSDASLARTGSRRRFMVLGGLLLPLFFILTFAVPGGLGPTASGSWVLLAFMATATAFSLFQVPYIALPAELTPGYDQRTALLSVRVLVLSLAILLFGACGPALRSLGGEDEALGYLLMALVAGVLIGAAMLLASRVAPTGPIRPVEPSNIALNYRQGYAVLKRSRPFRLLLACFALQGLGTGVMLAGAQYVATWVLRSEGAVTFLFIALIGPAVLIAPICRIIAARIGKERAFIRASALYGVAALALAGMLIAPGAWIYLPVALADAGYAGMQSLPMSMLPDVISHDAATHGQGQAGIFGGVWTAGETTGMALGGTALTLVLAASGYVQSVAGHAARQGIAAANGIIPSFSLVPALFIAISLLVFARYPLRRGDIDTGSAHSNAPHAEGTR